A region from the Leptolyngbya iicbica LK genome encodes:
- the cofH gene encoding 7,8-didemethyl-8-hydroxy-5-deazariboflavin synthase subunit CofH — protein sequence MSHSLDPILNRALDGGDVTPDEGLTLLRTSDPAAIAAIQATADALRQRQTGDTVTYVVNRNLNFTNICEQHCSFCAFRRDDGDDGAFWLDWGAMAEKAAEAVAQGATEICMQGGLNPTAKVNGSSLQYYVQLLRNIKDAWPQLHLHAFSPQEVQFIAREDGLSYVEVITALKAAGVGSLPGTAAEVLDDDVRRVLCPEKIDSATWLEIVGLAHQLGLPTTSTMLCGHIETPAQQITHFEKLRQLQQQAIAQGKPARITEFILLPFVGESAPQPLRRRVGRDQPILQDVLHLTAVARIYLGHWIPNHQPSWVKLGLQGAIDALNWGCNDIGGTLMEEHITTMAGAKGGTCMTVNDLQGAIASINRPHQQRDTLYRPVGSGMSVASGSGGSASMGNSVPARQSRSHKRTA from the coding sequence ATGTCCCATTCCCTAGACCCCATTCTGAACCGAGCGTTAGACGGCGGCGATGTGACCCCGGATGAAGGGCTGACTTTGTTGCGCACGTCAGACCCGGCGGCGATCGCCGCCATTCAGGCCACGGCGGATGCGTTGCGACAGCGACAAACGGGCGACACCGTGACCTATGTGGTGAACCGGAACCTCAATTTCACCAACATATGTGAACAGCACTGTAGTTTTTGCGCCTTTCGTCGCGACGATGGGGACGACGGAGCCTTTTGGCTCGACTGGGGAGCCATGGCCGAAAAAGCCGCCGAAGCCGTCGCCCAGGGCGCAACCGAGATTTGTATGCAGGGGGGCCTGAATCCCACGGCAAAAGTCAACGGCAGCAGCCTGCAATATTACGTTCAGCTGCTGCGCAATATCAAAGACGCCTGGCCGCAACTACACTTACATGCCTTTTCGCCCCAAGAGGTGCAGTTCATCGCGCGGGAAGATGGCCTGAGCTATGTCGAGGTGATTACGGCCTTAAAGGCGGCGGGGGTGGGTTCCCTACCGGGGACAGCGGCGGAAGTGCTGGATGATGACGTGCGCCGGGTGCTGTGCCCAGAAAAAATTGACAGTGCTACCTGGCTGGAAATCGTCGGGCTGGCCCACCAGTTGGGACTCCCCACCACCAGCACGATGTTGTGTGGACACATCGAGACGCCCGCCCAGCAAATCACTCATTTTGAGAAACTGCGGCAGTTGCAGCAGCAGGCGATCGCCCAAGGCAAACCGGCCCGCATCACCGAATTTATTTTGCTGCCCTTTGTCGGCGAGTCGGCTCCCCAACCGCTGCGGCGCCGGGTGGGCCGCGATCAGCCCATTCTGCAAGACGTCTTGCACCTGACGGCAGTGGCCCGCATTTATCTGGGCCACTGGATTCCCAATCATCAGCCAAGCTGGGTCAAGTTGGGACTCCAGGGGGCAATTGACGCCCTAAATTGGGGCTGTAACGACATCGGCGGCACCCTGATGGAAGAGCACATCACCACCATGGCCGGAGCCAAAGGCGGCACTTGTATGACGGTGAATGACTTGCAAGGGGCGATCGCCTCAATCAATCGACCCCATCAACAGCGCGATACCCTTTATCGTCCGGTCGGTTCGGGCATGTCTGTCGCCTCGGGTTCTGGCGGGTCTGCCTCAATGGGAAACAGCGTGCCCGCGCGGCAGTCTCGCAGCCATAAACGCACCGCTTGA
- the ndhM gene encoding NAD(P)H-quinone oxidoreductase subunit M — translation MLKSTTRHVLIYAAEVVDDELVPSDSVLTLDIDPDNEFLWSDEALKKVNDEFDRLVAAAGNCELTDYNLRRIGSDLEHFIKEQLQNGEISYNLKTRALNYSMGLPRVVSEAEG, via the coding sequence ATGTTGAAATCAACCACTCGCCATGTCTTGATTTACGCCGCTGAAGTTGTTGACGATGAGTTAGTGCCCAGCGACTCGGTGCTGACGCTGGATATTGACCCCGACAATGAGTTTCTCTGGAGTGATGAAGCGCTCAAGAAAGTCAATGATGAATTCGATCGCCTGGTGGCCGCCGCCGGCAACTGCGAACTCACGGACTACAATCTGCGCCGCATCGGCTCTGACTTAGAACACTTCATCAAAGAGCAGTTGCAGAACGGCGAAATCAGCTACAACCTGAAAACTCGTGCCCTAAACTACAGCATGGGACTCCCCCGCGTCGTGAGCGAAGCCGAAGGGTAA
- a CDS encoding WG repeat-containing protein: MIFPHWTGPMMMSCGVWAIAGCGLPAAQGSAPPTAVVVEFISPTAIETAQVMPEPLVFESATDFAEGTAAVRLGERLGYIDTTGQWVTTIADANVEVAGAFSEQLAVARAGDYHGYIDPSGEWAINVQFKQAKDFSEGLAAVQGGQKYGFINTQGQWVIEPEFALVESFTEGLAVVKQDGVYGYVNREGDLVIAPQFKDAWQFSEGRAVVKVDRQYGYIAPDGSIAIPLTFDGAFNFSEGLARVRQGQKWGFIDTQGEWVIEPVLDYASDFAEGHAVALQGGQWGYIDRTGEVAIAGEFDYAADFSEGMAAVQIAGQYGYINLAGDAVIPPTFQNAGPFAEGLARVRLESGWGFIKQDGTLLTAP; encoded by the coding sequence ATGATATTTCCACACTGGACGGGGCCAATGATGATGAGTTGCGGTGTCTGGGCGATCGCGGGGTGTGGTCTGCCCGCCGCCCAAGGGTCGGCCCCACCGACAGCCGTGGTGGTAGAGTTCATAAGTCCCACTGCGATCGAGACTGCTCAGGTCATGCCGGAACCGTTAGTTTTTGAGAGTGCCACTGACTTTGCCGAAGGTACAGCAGCCGTCCGGTTGGGCGAGCGACTAGGCTATATCGACACCACTGGGCAGTGGGTGACAACGATCGCCGACGCCAATGTCGAAGTGGCGGGCGCGTTTTCAGAACAGTTGGCGGTGGCGCGCGCGGGTGATTATCACGGCTATATTGACCCTTCGGGCGAATGGGCCATCAATGTGCAGTTTAAGCAAGCCAAGGATTTTTCTGAGGGCTTGGCAGCGGTGCAGGGCGGCCAGAAATATGGCTTCATCAATACCCAAGGCCAATGGGTCATTGAGCCAGAGTTTGCCCTGGTCGAAAGCTTTACTGAAGGATTGGCCGTGGTCAAACAAGACGGCGTCTACGGGTATGTGAATCGGGAGGGCGACCTCGTCATTGCGCCCCAGTTCAAAGATGCGTGGCAGTTTTCGGAAGGTCGGGCGGTGGTGAAAGTCGATCGCCAGTATGGCTACATTGCCCCAGATGGCAGCATCGCGATTCCCCTCACCTTTGACGGGGCATTCAACTTTTCCGAAGGGTTAGCCCGGGTGCGCCAGGGACAAAAGTGGGGCTTTATCGACACCCAGGGCGAGTGGGTGATTGAGCCGGTCTTGGACTATGCCTCCGACTTTGCCGAAGGTCACGCGGTGGCGCTGCAAGGGGGGCAGTGGGGATACATTGATCGCACCGGAGAGGTCGCGATCGCGGGCGAGTTTGACTACGCTGCCGATTTCTCTGAGGGTATGGCCGCCGTGCAAATCGCCGGGCAGTATGGCTACATCAACCTGGCGGGCGATGCCGTGATTCCGCCTACTTTTCAAAATGCTGGCCCGTTTGCTGAGGGGTTAGCCCGGGTGCGACTGGAGTCAGGTTGGGGTTTCATCAAGCAGGATGGCACTTTGTTGACTGCACCGTGA
- a CDS encoding TetR/AcrR family transcriptional regulator — protein MAKSTSTESLGVLPLSRDRILQVALQQADAEGLAALSMRKLAQALGVKAMSLYNHVANKDDMIDGMVELVVAEIALPSLTVDWQTAMRQRATSAHAVLLRHSWATLALMSRVNVGPAMLRYVDATLGCLVEAGFSYPLADYAWNAMDSHIYGFTLQALNFPFEADEYAQAAQAYVAMVPPERYPYLHRLTQQVMSGEHTGLHDFEFGLNLLLAGLETLRRESAPPAEP, from the coding sequence ATGGCTAAATCGACATCGACGGAATCGCTGGGGGTGCTGCCCCTGAGTCGAGATCGCATTTTGCAGGTGGCGCTGCAGCAGGCCGATGCCGAGGGATTGGCCGCCCTATCGATGCGCAAGTTGGCCCAGGCGTTAGGGGTCAAGGCCATGTCCCTCTACAATCACGTGGCGAATAAAGACGACATGATCGATGGCATGGTCGAGTTGGTGGTCGCGGAGATCGCCCTGCCGAGCCTGACGGTCGATTGGCAAACCGCCATGCGGCAGCGGGCCACGTCCGCCCATGCGGTGCTGTTGCGCCATTCCTGGGCCACGCTGGCGCTGATGTCGAGGGTGAATGTGGGGCCAGCGATGCTGCGTTATGTAGACGCGACGTTGGGCTGTTTGGTCGAAGCCGGGTTCTCGTATCCCCTGGCGGATTATGCGTGGAATGCGATGGATAGCCACATTTACGGCTTCACATTGCAAGCGCTGAACTTTCCCTTTGAGGCGGACGAATACGCCCAAGCGGCCCAAGCTTATGTGGCGATGGTGCCCCCAGAGCGGTACCCCTATCTGCATCGCCTGACGCAACAAGTCATGAGCGGCGAACACACTGGCCTCCATGACTTTGAATTTGGCCTCAATCTCCTGCTGGCTGGGCTCGAAACCCTCCGGCGTGAGAGTGCGCCCCCTGCTGAGCCGTAG
- a CDS encoding NAD(P)-dependent alcohol dehydrogenase — MSDVGVQTMKAIAQTEYGAPEVLELVEVAKPTPEANEVLIKVQSASVDAGVWHLMRGTPFLIRLMYGGLRRPKHPILGSAIAGEVEAVGTNVTQFQPGDRVFSDLSESGFGGFAEYVCAPETAVAPQPTNLTAEAAATVPVSGVSALQALRDVGQLQAGQRVLVIGAAGGVGSFAVQIAKALGAEVTGACSAHKAERVQQLGADRVIDYTHPELTQPAQPYDLIIDTAAYRNFADYLPALKAGGTYVMVGGSTSAFFRAMLLGPWLGKRRDRQIKCLTATPKQADLLALKAMIEAGQVTPLCDRTYPLSQVPDAIRALEQRQVTGKVAIAI, encoded by the coding sequence ATGTCTGATGTTGGAGTGCAAACGATGAAAGCGATCGCGCAAACGGAATACGGTGCCCCAGAGGTGCTGGAACTGGTGGAGGTAGCCAAGCCCACCCCCGAGGCCAATGAGGTGTTGATCAAGGTGCAGAGCGCGTCAGTAGATGCCGGGGTTTGGCATCTGATGCGGGGCACGCCGTTTTTAATTCGCTTGATGTACGGTGGCCTGCGGCGGCCCAAGCATCCCATTTTGGGCAGCGCGATCGCAGGCGAAGTCGAGGCCGTAGGCACCAACGTGACCCAATTTCAACCTGGCGATCGCGTCTTTAGCGACCTGTCCGAATCGGGGTTTGGCGGCTTTGCCGAATACGTCTGTGCGCCGGAGACAGCAGTCGCCCCCCAGCCCACCAACCTCACCGCCGAGGCTGCCGCCACGGTGCCCGTTTCTGGCGTGTCTGCCCTGCAAGCCTTACGAGATGTGGGACAACTGCAAGCGGGCCAGCGAGTTTTAGTCATTGGCGCGGCGGGAGGGGTCGGTTCCTTTGCGGTACAAATCGCCAAAGCATTGGGCGCTGAGGTCACGGGAGCCTGCAGTGCGCATAAGGCCGAACGGGTGCAGCAACTGGGAGCCGATCGCGTCATTGACTACACCCATCCGGAGTTAACCCAGCCCGCGCAGCCCTACGATTTGATAATCGACACCGCCGCCTATCGAAATTTTGCCGATTATCTCCCCGCGTTGAAAGCGGGCGGTACTTACGTCATGGTGGGCGGCTCAACGTCAGCATTCTTTCGAGCGATGCTGCTGGGGCCTTGGCTGGGCAAGCGGCGCGATCGCCAAATCAAATGCCTCACCGCTACTCCGAAGCAGGCCGATTTGCTTGCCCTGAAAGCGATGATCGAAGCCGGTCAAGTGACGCCGTTGTGCGATCGCACCTATCCCCTCAGCCAGGTGCCCGACGCCATCCGCGCGTTAGAGCAACGCCAGGTGACCGGCAAAGTGGCGATCGCGATTTAA
- a CDS encoding phosphatidate cytidylyltransferase, with protein sequence MPLTRTISALVAIVFAFLIVVLGGWYFTLAFGVIVFLGQREIFQLVQAKGILPAAKITLFVSQLLLIFAHVSPPLANAVLPLGGTFICFYLLFQPKFATIADVAASILGLFYGGYLPSYWIRLRDLDSLSTLPLEGFWPSWPLQMATLPTGLTATLLAFACIIGADIGAYIIGRLFGKTPLSNISPKKTVEGAVSGLVVSILVGMAGSQLLGWPFSPLSGGTLGTFIGITSLLGDLTESLMKRDAGVKDSGDLIPGHGGILDRTDSYVFTAPIVYYFVTLLLPLLAK encoded by the coding sequence ATGCCCTTGACAAGAACGATTAGCGCGCTGGTTGCCATTGTATTTGCCTTCCTCATTGTGGTCTTAGGGGGCTGGTATTTCACCCTGGCCTTCGGGGTGATTGTGTTTTTGGGGCAACGCGAAATTTTTCAATTGGTGCAGGCTAAGGGCATTTTGCCTGCTGCCAAAATCACCTTGTTTGTGAGTCAACTGCTCCTCATCTTTGCCCATGTGTCTCCTCCCCTGGCGAATGCAGTGTTGCCGTTGGGGGGCACCTTCATTTGTTTTTATCTCCTGTTTCAGCCCAAATTTGCCACGATCGCTGATGTGGCGGCGTCCATTCTGGGACTGTTTTACGGCGGTTATCTGCCCAGCTATTGGATTCGCCTGCGCGATCTTGATTCCCTCTCGACCCTGCCACTAGAAGGATTTTGGCCGAGCTGGCCACTGCAAATGGCGACATTGCCAACGGGCCTCACAGCGACCCTGCTGGCGTTTGCCTGCATCATCGGAGCCGATATTGGGGCTTACATTATTGGCCGATTATTCGGCAAAACGCCCCTATCCAACATCAGCCCGAAGAAGACGGTCGAGGGTGCGGTATCGGGGCTAGTCGTCAGCATCCTGGTCGGTATGGCCGGGTCGCAACTATTGGGGTGGCCGTTTAGTCCGCTTTCTGGGGGGACTTTGGGCACGTTTATTGGCATCACCAGTTTGCTCGGCGACCTCACCGAATCCTTGATGAAGCGGGATGCTGGGGTCAAAGATTCTGGCGATCTGATTCCGGGGCACGGCGGCATTCTTGATCGCACCGACAGCTACGTCTTCACTGCGCCCATCGTTTACTACTTTGTGACGCTGCTGCTGCCGCTCCTGGCCAAATGA
- a CDS encoding 3-deoxy-7-phosphoheptulonate synthase, translating to MHKTQDLHVVETRPLASPALIHHELPLTETAADLVTKTRDRIRNILYNEDRRLLVIVGPCSVHDVDAALDYGQKLAPLRDELSDSLEIVMRVYFEKPRTNIGWKGLINDPHLDNSYDINTGLRLARKLLLDLAHLGLPAATELLDPITPQYIADVIAWTAIGARTTESQTHREMASGLSMPIGFKNNTDGSLLAAMNAMLAASGSHHFLGINHHGLASIVTTTGNPDGHLVLRGGKHGPNYDITHVEQAANELAELGLNPRMMVDCSHANSQKDHRKQLDVLDNIAEQVKAGSRHILGVMVESHLLEGKQPIPQDLSQLKYGQSITDACVSFDQTATMLRKLASAIAPFTSQAVTR from the coding sequence ATGCATAAGACTCAAGATCTTCACGTTGTTGAAACCCGCCCGCTCGCGAGTCCCGCGTTGATTCACCACGAACTGCCTCTCACAGAGACGGCGGCGGATTTGGTGACCAAGACCCGCGATCGCATTCGCAACATCCTCTACAACGAAGATCGCCGCTTACTGGTGATTGTGGGGCCGTGTTCGGTGCATGATGTTGACGCCGCGCTGGACTACGGACAGAAGCTCGCGCCGCTGCGGGATGAGCTGTCAGACTCCTTAGAAATTGTCATGCGGGTGTACTTCGAAAAACCCCGCACCAACATTGGGTGGAAAGGGCTGATCAATGATCCCCATCTGGACAACAGTTACGACATCAACACCGGGTTGCGCTTAGCCCGCAAGCTGCTGTTAGATTTGGCCCACTTGGGGCTACCGGCGGCGACTGAGCTGCTTGACCCGATTACGCCCCAGTACATTGCCGATGTGATTGCCTGGACGGCGATCGGGGCGCGCACCACCGAGAGCCAAACTCACCGCGAAATGGCTTCGGGCCTATCGATGCCCATTGGCTTCAAGAACAACACGGACGGCAGTTTGCTCGCCGCCATGAACGCAATGTTGGCCGCGAGCGGTTCCCACCATTTCTTAGGCATCAACCATCACGGCCTGGCGAGTATTGTGACCACCACGGGCAATCCCGACGGACACTTGGTTTTGCGCGGGGGCAAGCATGGTCCCAACTATGACATCACTCACGTTGAGCAGGCGGCGAATGAGCTGGCTGAGCTGGGCCTCAATCCGCGCATGATGGTGGATTGCAGCCACGCCAACTCGCAAAAAGATCACCGCAAGCAGCTGGATGTGCTGGATAACATCGCTGAGCAGGTCAAGGCGGGCAGCCGTCATATCCTGGGCGTCATGGTTGAAAGTCACCTCTTGGAAGGGAAACAACCCATTCCTCAGGATTTGTCGCAGCTGAAGTATGGTCAGAGCATTACGGATGCCTGTGTCAGCTTTGATCAAACTGCCACGATGTTGAGAAAATTGGCTTCAGCGATCGCCCCCTTCACCTCTCAAGCGGTGACTCGCTAG
- the fumC gene encoding class II fumarate hydratase: protein MTTRTETDSMGPIAVPSDRYWGAQTQRSLHHFDIGDDVMPRELIRAFGILKRSAAVTNRNLDKLDAAKAELIVQAADEVIAGTLDDHFPLRVWQTGSGTQTNMNANEVIANRAIELAGGELGSKTPIHPNDHVNCGQSSNDTFPTGMHIAAVEQLVHQLLPSVRRLRDALDAQAQAFADIIKIGRTHLMDAVPLTLGQEFSGYVAQLDKAIYRIEESLPELYELALGGTAVGTGLNTHPDFAEQVAAEIARYTELPFVSAPNKFAALAAHDGIAATSGTLKTLAAALMKIANDLRWLGSGPRCGLGELKLPANEPGSSIMPGKVNPTQCEAMTMVCVQVMGNDAAISIAASQGNFELNVFKPVMIHNLLHSIRLLTDACRAFTDFLVVGLEPDREQIQQFLENSLMLVTALNPAIGYDKAAQVAKKAYVENTTLRSACVALGFLTGEEFDRQVQPNQMV from the coding sequence ATGACTACTCGCACAGAAACCGACAGTATGGGGCCGATCGCGGTGCCCAGCGATCGCTATTGGGGCGCGCAAACCCAGCGATCGCTCCACCATTTCGACATTGGCGATGACGTGATGCCCCGCGAGCTGATTCGGGCCTTTGGCATTTTGAAGCGATCGGCGGCGGTGACGAATCGCAACCTGGACAAGCTAGACGCGGCTAAGGCCGAGTTGATTGTGCAGGCGGCGGATGAGGTAATTGCGGGGACTTTGGACGACCACTTTCCTTTGCGGGTGTGGCAGACGGGCAGCGGCACCCAAACGAATATGAACGCCAATGAGGTGATCGCCAATCGGGCGATCGAACTGGCAGGGGGCGAGTTGGGCAGCAAGACGCCGATTCACCCCAACGACCATGTGAACTGCGGGCAGTCCTCCAACGACACGTTTCCCACCGGGATGCACATTGCCGCAGTAGAGCAACTCGTCCATCAGCTATTGCCGTCGGTGCGACGGTTGCGCGATGCTCTGGATGCCCAAGCCCAAGCCTTTGCCGACATCATCAAAATTGGCCGCACCCACCTGATGGATGCCGTTCCCTTGACCTTGGGGCAGGAATTTTCCGGGTATGTGGCGCAGCTCGACAAGGCGATTTACCGCATTGAGGAGAGTCTACCGGAATTGTATGAATTGGCCCTGGGGGGCACCGCCGTGGGCACCGGGCTGAACACTCACCCCGACTTTGCCGAGCAAGTGGCGGCGGAAATTGCCCGCTACACGGAACTGCCCTTTGTCTCGGCCCCCAACAAGTTTGCCGCCCTGGCCGCCCACGACGGCATTGCTGCTACTAGCGGCACCCTGAAAACCCTCGCCGCCGCTCTGATGAAGATCGCCAATGACCTGCGGTGGCTGGGTTCTGGTCCCCGCTGTGGCCTGGGCGAACTGAAGCTGCCCGCCAATGAACCGGGCTCGTCCATCATGCCGGGGAAGGTGAACCCAACTCAGTGTGAGGCGATGACGATGGTGTGTGTTCAGGTGATGGGCAATGACGCCGCCATCAGCATTGCTGCGAGCCAGGGCAACTTTGAGCTAAATGTGTTTAAGCCGGTGATGATTCACAACCTGCTGCATTCTATTCGCCTGCTGACGGATGCCTGCCGCGCCTTTACGGACTTTTTGGTGGTGGGGCTAGAGCCGGACCGGGAGCAAATCCAACAGTTTTTGGAGAACTCGCTGATGTTGGTGACGGCGCTGAATCCGGCGATCGGCTATGACAAAGCGGCGCAGGTGGCGAAGAAGGCGTATGTAGAGAATACGACGCTGCGATCGGCCTGCGTGGCGTTGGGCTTTCTGACCGGGGAAGAGTTCGATCGCCAGGTGCAGCCTAACCAAATGGTCTGA
- a CDS encoding stage II sporulation protein M: MNIQRWIARREASWRRLDELLNRAEAKGLDTLTTEEIKTLASLYRSVSADLARARTQDVGEALIRDLQGLTSRSYSQIYQGSRRQDWQAVIKFYQYGFPAAVRRSWGYIAISTALFVISGFIAWWYAWQDPSFMSLVLGPGFVAEVQESEELWTVSILGQEPVASSAIMVNNIAVCFNAIFGGVAFFLPQVPIITPPGVFTVYILVFNGLMIGSVATLVAQTDLAYDLWAFVFPHGSLELPAIFFAGGAGLLLARAILLPGKYRRIDALQVYGRQAAELVYGIVPMLIIAGIIEGFFSPSPLIPNVVKYATGTVLFCVLVSYCLQRSPQTVEETRRESPAIDHALQ; the protein is encoded by the coding sequence ATGAACATTCAACGTTGGATTGCCAGACGTGAGGCCAGTTGGCGCCGGCTCGATGAGTTGCTCAACCGAGCTGAGGCCAAAGGGCTTGACACCCTCACAACGGAAGAAATCAAAACTCTAGCCAGCCTCTATCGTTCGGTTTCTGCCGATTTGGCACGGGCCCGCACCCAAGATGTGGGCGAAGCGCTGATTCGCGACCTACAAGGATTGACGTCTCGTAGCTACAGTCAGATTTATCAAGGTTCCCGACGGCAAGACTGGCAGGCGGTTATTAAGTTTTATCAATATGGCTTTCCGGCAGCGGTGCGGCGATCGTGGGGCTACATTGCGATCTCGACGGCGCTCTTCGTCATCAGCGGCTTCATTGCCTGGTGGTATGCGTGGCAAGACCCGTCATTTATGTCGCTAGTGCTCGGCCCCGGCTTTGTGGCCGAAGTGCAAGAGAGCGAAGAACTCTGGACCGTATCGATTTTGGGGCAGGAGCCGGTGGCCTCTAGCGCCATCATGGTGAACAACATTGCCGTTTGCTTTAACGCGATTTTTGGCGGGGTGGCGTTCTTTTTACCCCAGGTGCCGATCATCACGCCGCCGGGCGTGTTCACGGTCTATATTCTGGTGTTCAACGGGTTGATGATTGGTTCAGTCGCGACGCTAGTTGCGCAAACTGACTTGGCTTACGACCTCTGGGCGTTTGTCTTTCCCCACGGCTCGTTGGAATTGCCCGCCATCTTTTTTGCGGGGGGCGCAGGGTTGCTGTTGGCGCGGGCGATTTTGCTGCCGGGGAAGTATCGCCGCATCGATGCGTTGCAGGTTTATGGACGGCAGGCGGCGGAGCTGGTGTATGGCATTGTGCCGATGCTCATCATTGCGGGCATCATCGAGGGTTTCTTTTCTCCCAGTCCTCTGATTCCTAATGTGGTGAAGTACGCGACGGGCACGGTGCTATTTTGCGTATTGGTGTCTTATTGCTTGCAGCGATCGCCCCAAACGGTTGAAGAAACGCGGCGGGAGTCGCCAGCGATTGACCATGCACTGCAATAA
- a CDS encoding glycerophosphoryl diester phosphodiesterase membrane domain-containing protein has protein sequence MTIVTFPISIIGSAGGEAAAALSALMLVVVQLVVLAAQLWIQARLYLWNLILAMESEIESTTAINRSWELTKGNGVRVLFSLLIAYLVMLPLYALMIVIPVLIAIPFLGGLLESEAPSAAAVVGILLAVFVFLVLAIVVGIFTAPFFQTIKSVLYYDLRSRREGMDIQFRDRPRDQREPRDS, from the coding sequence ATGACGATTGTGACCTTTCCCATTTCCATCATTGGCAGTGCGGGCGGCGAGGCTGCAGCGGCCCTATCGGCCTTAATGTTGGTCGTGGTGCAATTGGTGGTGCTAGCCGCCCAACTGTGGATACAAGCCCGCCTGTATCTGTGGAATTTGATCTTGGCCATGGAGTCAGAAATTGAGTCCACCACGGCCATCAACCGTAGTTGGGAACTGACCAAAGGCAACGGCGTACGGGTTTTGTTTTCATTGCTGATTGCCTATTTGGTGATGTTGCCGCTGTATGCGCTGATGATCGTCATTCCCGTGCTCATTGCCATTCCCTTTTTAGGCGGTCTGCTAGAAAGCGAAGCCCCGAGTGCAGCCGCAGTAGTAGGAATTCTGCTCGCAGTTTTTGTCTTTCTGGTGTTAGCGATCGTCGTGGGCATTTTTACAGCCCCCTTCTTTCAGACGATTAAGTCGGTGCTGTATTACGACCTCCGCAGCCGCCGCGAAGGGATGGATATTCAGTTTCGCGATCGCCCCCGTGATCAGCGTGAGCCCAGAGATTCATGA
- a CDS encoding RDD family protein, with product MSLFKTITIQTPESVELEFTLAGIGNRALALLVDYLLVFLLLSLVAIFSAFISEQLTGVFLAFGGNADGLNLWLVAIAFLATAAIYGGYFVGFETYWQGQTPGKRWTKIRVINDNGKPEGIFQATLRALLRPVDDILFLGFFCIIFSDQEKRLGDWLAGTLVVQSETVVGDAQVKVSPAAQTLASELMGQAQIGNLLPDDFATLRAYLLRRQVLTTAARKQLSVQLAQQLQTMVELAELPQAEMPAEQFLEAIYVAYQKEFGDRRRAY from the coding sequence ATGAGCCTATTCAAAACCATCACCATTCAAACCCCTGAGAGTGTGGAGCTGGAATTCACCCTCGCCGGTATTGGTAACCGCGCCCTCGCCCTGCTAGTGGATTATCTGCTGGTGTTTTTGCTGCTGTCGTTGGTGGCGATTTTCAGTGCATTCATCAGCGAACAGCTGACCGGGGTCTTTTTGGCGTTCGGAGGCAATGCCGATGGCCTCAACCTGTGGCTGGTGGCGATCGCCTTCCTCGCCACAGCGGCTATTTACGGTGGCTACTTCGTCGGGTTCGAAACTTACTGGCAAGGCCAAACCCCCGGCAAACGCTGGACCAAAATTCGCGTCATTAACGACAATGGCAAACCCGAAGGCATCTTCCAGGCGACACTGCGCGCCCTCCTCCGTCCTGTCGATGACATTCTCTTCCTCGGCTTTTTCTGCATTATCTTCAGCGACCAGGAAAAACGCCTTGGCGATTGGCTGGCAGGCACTCTTGTGGTGCAGTCAGAAACGGTCGTCGGTGACGCCCAGGTAAAGGTTTCACCAGCCGCGCAAACCCTGGCCAGTGAGTTGATGGGCCAAGCCCAGATTGGCAATCTCTTGCCCGATGACTTTGCCACCCTGCGCGCCTATCTGCTGCGTCGCCAGGTCCTCACCACCGCCGCCCGCAAACAGCTCAGCGTGCAACTGGCGCAGCAACTGCAAACCATGGTTGAACTTGCAGAACTGCCCCAAGCTGAAATGCCCGCCGAACAGTTTTTGGAAGCTATCTATGTGGCGTATCAAAAGGAGTTTGGCGATCGCCGTCGCGCTTACTAA